From Stigmatopora argus isolate UIUO_Sarg chromosome 14, RoL_Sarg_1.0, whole genome shotgun sequence, the proteins below share one genomic window:
- the qtrt1 gene encoding queuine tRNA-ribosyltransferase catalytic subunit 1, whose amino-acid sequence MAAAGVCTETLARTDMYLKKALAVTSPLTLHIVAECPVTKARACDLKLPHSDVSTPVFMPVGTQGTMKGITTDQLDALGCQICLGNTYHLGMRPGPDLIEKSNGLHGFMNWKRNLLTDSGGFQMVSLVELSEVTEEGVTFKSPYDGEKILLSPEKSIAIQNSLGSDIMMQLDDVVSSTVTGPRVKEAMHRSIRWLDRCIAANKNPHKQNLFAIIQGGLNATLRKTCLEEMTKRDVPGFAIGGLSGGEEKDDFWRMVTLSTDHLPREKPRYLMGVGYAVDLVVCVALGCDMFDCVFPTRTARFGSALVPWGSLQVKHKQYSKDFQPIDPDCRCPTCKRHSRAYLHALFKSDTAAMHHITIHNIAYQLDLMRSVRQSIVEGRFPDFIRAFMQRMFPSRDQYPSWAVDALASVNITLD is encoded by the exons ATGGCCGCTGCCGGTGTTTGCACGGAAACTCTAGCGAGAACAGATATGTATTTAAAGAAAGCGCTTGCCGTTACGTCTCCCCTCACTTTACATATTGTCGCGGAGTGTCCGGTGACAAAAGCGAGAGCGTGCGATCTGAAGCTGCCGCACTCTGATGTCAGCACGCCGGTTTTCATGCCGGTCGGCACCCAGGGCACCATGAAGGGAATCACCACGGATCAACTGGACGCTCTTGGATGTCAGATTTGTCTCGGGAACACGTACCACCTTGGGATGAGGCCG GGTCCTGATTTGATCGAAAAGTCCAATGGTTTGCATGGATTCATGAATTGGAAAAGGAATCTGCTGACG GACAGTGGCGGCTTCCAGATGGTGTCGCTTGTTGAACTCTCAGAGGTAACAGAAGAAGGCGTGACATTCAAATCCCCCTACGATGGGGAAAAAATTCTCCTCAGTCCAGAAAAATCCATTGCCATACAGAATAGTCTAG GGTCAGACATCATGATGCAGCTGGACGATGTAGTGAGCAGCACAGTGACGGGACCTCGTGTAAAGGAGGCTATGCACAGATCCATTCGCTGGCTCGACCGCTGCATCGCCGCTAACAAGAATCCACACAAACAGAACCTTTTTGCTATCATCCAGGGTGGCCTGAACGCCACGCTTCGCAAAACTTGCCTAGAAG AAATGACAAAGCGTGACGTTCCTGGTTTTGCTATCGGGGGCTTGAGTGGAGGGGAAGAGAAGGATGACTTCTGGCGGATGGTGACGCTCAGCACGGACCACCTGCCTCGGGAAAAGCCTCGCTACCTCATGGGTGTTGG CTACGCCGTTGACTTGGTGGTGTGCGTGGCTCTTGGTTGCGACATGTTCGACTGCGTCTTTCCTACCCGGACGGCG AGGTTCGGTTCGGCGCTGGTGCCCTGGGGATCCCTGCAGGTGAAACACAAGCAATACTCCAAGGACTTCCAGCCCATAGACCCTGACTGCCGCTGTCCCACCTGCAAAAG ACATAGCCGGGCATACCTGCACGCCCTTTTTAAGAGCGACACGGCAGCCATGCATCACATTACCATCCACAACATCGCCTACCAG CTTGACCTCATGCGCTCCGTGCGGCAGAGCATCGTAGAAGGCCGCTTCCCAGACTTTATCCGTGCCTTCATGCAGAGAATGTTCCCCTCCCGCGACCAGTACCCCAGCTGGGCTGTGGATGCTTTGGCTTCAGTCAACATCACCTTGGATTAA